Proteins from a single region of Actinomycetota bacterium:
- a CDS encoding NADH-ubiquinone oxidoreductase-F iron-sulfur binding region domain-containing protein: MISAVEERCAVLEALEYLRDFAQKEVCGRCLPCMLGTDRIIWILDKITRGEGISQDMEFLRLISYKVGETARCKKGREAAQFLSDSLSSKEQEYREHIEEKHCPKKSCKDLISYRVVAEKCTMCGSCKSICPEEAILGDEYIPYLADNRPYIIMGKKCMKCGLCLSTCEADAIILV, from the coding sequence ATGATATCAGCGGTGGAGGAGCGTTGTGCGGTCCTTGAAGCATTGGAATATCTTCGTGACTTTGCCCAAAAAGAGGTGTGTGGCAGATGCCTTCCATGCATGCTTGGGACGGATCGGATAATTTGGATATTGGACAAGATTACCCGAGGTGAGGGCATAAGCCAAGACATGGAATTCCTTCGGTTAATCTCTTATAAGGTTGGCGAGACGGCTCGATGCAAAAAGGGAAGAGAAGCAGCCCAATTTCTATCAGATTCACTCTCTTCCAAGGAGCAAGAATACAGGGAGCATATAGAGGAGAAGCATTGCCCCAAGAAATCCTGCAAGGATCTCATCTCCTATAGGGTGGTCGCCGAAAAATGTACGATGTGCGGCTCATGCAAGAGCATCTGTCCCGAAGAAGCCATCCTTGGAGACGAATATATACCATATTTGGCTGACAACAGGCCTTATATCATAATGGGAAAAAAGTGCATGAAGTGTGGTCTATGTTTGTCAACTTGTGAAGCCGATGCTATCATCTTGGTCTAA